In Phycisphaerales bacterium, the sequence CCTCGGCCGTGGCGTTCTCGGGATTGATGCCCTCGCGATGCATGATGTTCACACGCTCTCGCCGATGATGCGACGATAGACCTCGCAACGATCCATGAGTTCGGCATGCCGCCCATCGTCGACGACGCGCCCGGCATCGAGGACCACGATGCGCTCGGCGTTCAGGATCGTCTGGGCGCGGTGGGCCACGGTGATGGTCGTTCGACCCTTGGAAAACTCGGCGAGTGCCTCTGCGATCGCGTGCTCGGACTCGGTGTCGATCATGCTCGTCGCCTCGTCGAGGAGGAGGATCCGCGGGTTGCGAAGGATGGCCCGCGCGATGGAGATCCGCTGGCGCTGCCCGCCCGAGAGGCCGGCGCCTTGCTCAGACAGGAGCGTCTCGTAGTCATTCGGTAATGCGCTGATGAACTCGTGGGCCCGCGCCTTGGTGGCGGCGGCGACGATGTCGGCGTCGGTCACGCCCTCGGCGCCATACGCGATGTTCGCGGCGATCGTGTCGGCGAAGAGCACGACGTCTTGCGTCACCGCGGCGATCTGCGAGCGCAGCGAACGGATCGAAACACTCTTCACGTCCACGCCATCAACCAGGACCACGCCCGAGTCGGGGTCGTAGAGCCGCGGGAGGAGCGAGAGGAGCGTTGTCTTGCCCGAGCCGTTCGGGCCCACGACGACCAATCGCTGGGCGTGGGGCACCGCGATCGACACGTCGCGGAGCGCGGGCGCCGGCGCACCGGGATATGTGAAAGTGAGGCTCTTGAACTCGATGGACCTGGAATGCGGCGGCAACTTGGGGAGCCGGCGATCGTGGCCGGACTCACGCTCGACGCCCAGCATCATCTGCAAACGATCGGCGGCGGGAGAGGCTGACTGGATGTCATTCACGATCCCCGTGAGCGGCTTGAGTGAGGCGCCCGCGACACCCAGCGCCATGAGTGCGAGCAGGAAGTTCCCCGGTGGGACGTTCTGGCGCTGCATGTACCACGCCGCGAGGAGCACCAGGGCGCAGAGCAGGAAGATCGAGAGCATCTCCGTGAGCGGGCTGGCGAGGGATCGGACGGTGCGCACGCGGTTCATCTCACGCATGACGTCCTTGTTGATGCGGTGGAATCGCCCGGACTCGCGGCGTTCGGCGTTGTTGAGTTTCACGACGCGGAGCGCCTGGAGCGACTGCTGGGCCGTGTGCAGCATCCGGGCCTGGGATTGGAGCGCGGCCCCGGCGGCCCGTCGGATGCGCTTGCCCAGTTTGCGGATGATCGTGTAGAGCACCGGCGCGACGAGGATCGCGCCGAGCGTGGCGCGCCAGTCGAAGTACAGCGCGACCACCATCGCGGCGACGCCCTTGAAGACCTGGAGCACGGCTTTGGAAAGGAGTTGGTTGAATCCGCCGCCGAGCGATTGGACGTCGTTGACGATGCGGCTCACCCAATCGCTCGTGCCATCCTTGACCGCCCGGCTGAGCGGGGCGCGGATGACGCTGTGGAAGGCGTCGCGCCGGATGTCGGTCATCACGCGGTGGACGATCGTCAGCGAGAAGTAGGCGTGGAAGAAGTTGGCGATCGAGCCTATGACCGCGAGCACGGCGAGCGAGGCCATGATCCAGACGAGGCCTGTGAAGTGGTTCGTGGGGAGTTGATCGATCCAGGTTTGGGGGATCTGAATGCCTCCCAACGCCTTGATGATCGTGTTGGTTGCGAGCGCCGTGTTGAGATCGAGGGCGAGGTCGGGGAGGGCCTTGGTGCCGCCGAGCAGGCCGTCGAGAATAGGCTTAGCCCCGGCGAGCCCGACGCCGAGGGTGAGGGACGAGACGCCGACCATAGAGAACGTGCCGAGCAGCATCGCCCGATGGCGGAGCATGCTCTTGGCGAATGTCCAGAAGGCGGATGGCATGGGGATTCAGGCACCAGGGATCGGGCGACAGGCATCAGGCGGACGAACCGATGCCCGATTCCTGATCCCCGATGCTTCTCTCACACGTTCTCGGCCTTGCCGATCTGCCACTCTTCGAGTTCGACGGGCGCCTGGCGGCCGAAGATCGTGACGAGGACGCGGACGAGACCCTTCTCGGGGAGGAGTTCGTCCACGGTCCCCTCGTAGCCCTGGAAGGGACCTTCCTTGATGAGAACGTGCTCGCCCTTGGCGAAGACGAGTTTGACGATCGGCTCGTCCTCGGGCTTGCGCGAGTCCTTGAGCATCTTCTCGATCTCGTGGTCGGCCATGGGCGTGGGGCGCCCCGCCGGACCAACGAAGTCGCCGACGCCGGTCGTCTCCTTGATGAGGAAGAAGACGTCCTGGAGGATTCGGCCATCGGGCTCGAGGCGCATCTCGACGAAGACATAGCCCGGGTAGAGCTTGGTCTCGGTGATCTTCTGCTTGCCGGCCTTGATGGTCTTGGTCTTCTCGGTGGGGACGAGGATGCGCCCGACGAGGTGGGTCATGCCCTCGATCTGGACCTT encodes:
- a CDS encoding ABC transporter ATP-binding protein, with amino-acid sequence MPSAFWTFAKSMLRHRAMLLGTFSMVGVSSLTLGVGLAGAKPILDGLLGGTKALPDLALDLNTALATNTIIKALGGIQIPQTWIDQLPTNHFTGLVWIMASLAVLAVIGSIANFFHAYFSLTIVHRVMTDIRRDAFHSVIRAPLSRAVKDGTSDWVSRIVNDVQSLGGGFNQLLSKAVLQVFKGVAAMVVALYFDWRATLGAILVAPVLYTIIRKLGKRIRRAAGAALQSQARMLHTAQQSLQALRVVKLNNAERRESGRFHRINKDVMREMNRVRTVRSLASPLTEMLSIFLLCALVLLAAWYMQRQNVPPGNFLLALMALGVAGASLKPLTGIVNDIQSASPAADRLQMMLGVERESGHDRRLPKLPPHSRSIEFKSLTFTYPGAPAPALRDVSIAVPHAQRLVVVGPNGSGKTTLLSLLPRLYDPDSGVVLVDGVDVKSVSIRSLRSQIAAVTQDVVLFADTIAANIAYGAEGVTDADIVAAATKARAHEFISALPNDYETLLSEQGAGLSGGQRQRISIARAILRNPRILLLDEATSMIDTESEHAIAEALAEFSKGRTTITVAHRAQTILNAERIVVLDAGRVVDDGRHAELMDRCEVYRRIIGESV
- the nusG gene encoding transcription termination/antitermination factor NusG, giving the protein MTETTGTLTHDEPLRQEGMNWFVLRVASNKESSVRETLLRKVQIEGMTHLVGRILVPTEKTKTIKAGKQKITETKLYPGYVFVEMRLEPDGRILQDVFFLIKETTGVGDFVGPAGRPTPMADHEIEKMLKDSRKPEDEPIVKLVFAKGEHVLIKEGPFQGYEGTVDELLPEKGLVRVLVTIFGRQAPVELEEWQIGKAENV